In one window of Musa acuminata AAA Group cultivar baxijiao chromosome BXJ3-2, Cavendish_Baxijiao_AAA, whole genome shotgun sequence DNA:
- the LOC108952191 gene encoding uncharacterized protein LOC108952191 isoform X1, which yields MAAPSTTQKLTPAADVGTGSGRKVEKQPSVPGKSQPAHGAGGGGSEEPPHALDEARFRLLNSLLHRENVDADELLNLVGEDYPVNLMNDPLLSVVIACKKPKLAVRLIAKISSNDILKAYNYNGDTALHVAAAMDDKEVALELIRRVPDLVHMRNRKQEIPLHKAALYGLQGMFKLLVDENSSPEARREDGATMLHCAIMGNAPGLALEIAERFPFLITSRNTMAVTPLQLMVTVPGLFRSQMVLGGLESMLHNFIPLEKDSHRTRQRDEEEASGSSNDAGQAEGTEQDDHDCFAWQRTIRSRFPSCRCTLVDILVFPGTPTSFSVLAVNWVLLRLFIILKTHAMRYAVCPRTRHLEKIKRTHGKALELIEFLARDPRNMEFYVLGRKQGDGGAPAAGFRERGGRQDQLNAPAASTRRWNEPPLILGAQMGIPEFVSTILRVCPEAATYLDTRGRSVLQVAIEHGNREIVRTIREMTRGKNPILPSWLLSRVDKGTGRTILHFASANAPEHNQDALQMQDELRWFETVRDMVPKELVYSRNAQEMTAEEMFTKSHQALLKSCKVQLMETGRLCSGLVAAVVFASSFSVPGDKDPTTGNPVYFGRAAFTVFSHAYVIGLSCAATSLVLFLSLAMSPYKEQQFRRIIPTKYFFARSSFAMAMLSFLVAFTCNIYLQIYGWQKAKSKDLIPFVLELTVFPVICSLVLFFRGSDFGLSFLFRSRR from the exons ATGGCGGCTCCTTCCACCACCCAAAAGCTGACGCCTGCTGCTGATGTAGGCACCGGATCAGGGAGAAAAGTAGAGAAACAGCCGTCTGTACCTGGGAAATCGCAGCCTGCACATGGCGCAGGTGGTGGTGGATCAGAGGAGCCACCGCATGCCCTGGACGAGGCACGCTTCCGCCTGCTGAACTCGCTCCTCCACCGTGAGAACGTGGACGCGGACGAACTTCTGAATCTTGTGGGGGAAGATTACCCCGTGAACCTCATGAATGACCCGCTGCTCAGCGTCGTCATCGCCTGCAAGAAGCCCAAGCTCGCCGTCCGCCTCATCGCCAAAATATCATCAAATGACATTCTCAAGGCCTACAACTACAACGGCGACACGGCGCTTCACGTAGCTGCCGCCATGGACGACAAAGAAGTGGCCTTGGAGCTGATCCGCAGGGTGCCAGATCTCGTTCATATGCGGAACCGGAAGCAGGAGATACCGCTACATAAGGCGGCCCTGTACGGGCTGCAGGGCATGTTCAAGCTGCTGGTCGACGAGAACAGCTCACCGGAAGCCCGGAGGGAGGACGGCGCCACCATGCTGCACTGTGCCATCATGGGCAACGCGCCGG GGCTTGCACTGGAGATTGCAGAGCGTTTTCCATTCCTGATCACATCGCGGAATACTATGGCGGTAACCCCGTTGCAGCTGATGGTGACCGTTCCGGGGTTATTCCGAAGCCAAATGGTACTTGGCGGCTTAGAGTCCATGCTCCATAACT TTATTCCTTTGGAGAAGGACTCACACAGGACACGTCAAAGAGATGAAGAGGAGGCAAGTGGAAGCTCCAACGATGCCGGT CAAGCTGAGGGGACAGAACAAGATGACCACGATTGTTTCGCGTGGCAGAGAACAATTCGTTCAAGATTTCCATCTTGCCGCTGTACTCTCGTTGATATATTAGTCTTCCCAGGCACTCCTACTAGCTTCTCTGTCCTTGCAGTCAATTGGGTTCTTCTGCGTCTTTTCATCATTTTAAAGACTC ATGCAATGCGTTATGCAGTGTGCCCTCGAACCCGACATCTGGAGAAGATTAAGAGAACCCATGGAAAAGCCTTGGAACTCATCGAATTTTTAGCCCGCGACCCGAGAAACATGGAGTTCTACGTGCTGGGAAGAAAACAAGGTGATGGCGGAGCTCCTGCGGCAGGCTTTCGAGAAAGAGGTGGGCGACAAGATCAACTTAATGCACCTGCTGCGTCTACCAGAAGATGGAACGAGCCACCCTTGATCTTGGGTGCACAAATGGGCATTCCCGAGTTCGTCAGTACCATCTTACGAGTGTGTCCGGAGGCGGCTACCTACCTGGACACCCGTGGCCGAAGCGTTCTCCAAGTAGCAATAGAGCATGGTAACCGAGAGATTGTGAGAACTATACGTGAGATGACTCGGGGGAAGAATCCCATACTACCATCCTGGCTACTGTCCCGCGTCGACAAAGGGACCGGAAGAACCATCCTGCACTTTGCTTCGGCAAATGCCCCTGAGCATAACCAAGATGCTCTacaaatgcaagatgaattaagatGGTTTGAG ACGGTGAGAGATATGGTTCCTAAGGAATTAGTGTACAGTCGGAACGCGCAAGAGATGACCGCAGAAGAGATGTTTACCAAGAGTCACCAAGCTTTGCTCAAGAGTTGCAAGGTTCAACTAATGGAAACGGGCAGGCTGTGTTCCGGGCTGGTCGCAGCTGTAGTGTTCGCGTCGAGCTTCTCCGTCCCCGGCGATAAGGACCCAACCACCGGCAACCCGGTTTACTTCGGTAGGGCAGCTTTTACGGTCTTCTCACATGCGTACGTGATTGGGTTGTCATGCGCCGCCACATCTCTGGTGTTGTTCTTATCCCTCGCCATGTCACCTTACAAGGAGCAGCAGTTCCGTCGTATAATCCCAACCAAATACTTCTTTGCCCGCTCATCGTTTGCGATGGCGATGCTGTCTTTTCTGGTGGCGTTCACCTGCAACATCTACCTACAGATATATGGCTGGCAGAAGGCGAAGTCGAAGGACTTGATTCCATTCGTATTGGAGCTCACCGTCTTCCCCGTCATCTGTTCCCTGGTGTTGTTCTTTCGTGGCTCCGATTTCGGTCTATCTTTTCTTTTTCGTTCTCGGCGTTGA
- the LOC108952191 gene encoding uncharacterized protein LOC108952191 isoform X2: MAAPSTTQKLTPAADVGTGSGRKVEKQPSVPGKSQPAHGAGGGGSEEPPHALDEARFRLLNSLLHRENVDADELLNLVGEDYPVNLMNDPLLSVVIACKKPKLAVRLIAKISSNDILKAYNYNGDTALHVAAAMDDKEVALELIRRVPDLVHMRNRKQEIPLHKAALYGLQGMFKLLVDENSSPEARREDGATMLHCAIMGNAPGLALEIAERFPFLITSRNTMAVTPLQLMVTVPGLFRSQMVLGGLESMLHNFIPLEKDSHRTRQRDEEEASGSSNDAGQAEGTEQDDHDCFAWQRTIRSRFPSCRCTLVDILVFPGTPTSFSVLAVNWVLLRLFIILKTLCPRTRHLEKIKRTHGKALELIEFLARDPRNMEFYVLGRKQGDGGAPAAGFRERGGRQDQLNAPAASTRRWNEPPLILGAQMGIPEFVSTILRVCPEAATYLDTRGRSVLQVAIEHGNREIVRTIREMTRGKNPILPSWLLSRVDKGTGRTILHFASANAPEHNQDALQMQDELRWFETVRDMVPKELVYSRNAQEMTAEEMFTKSHQALLKSCKVQLMETGRLCSGLVAAVVFASSFSVPGDKDPTTGNPVYFGRAAFTVFSHAYVIGLSCAATSLVLFLSLAMSPYKEQQFRRIIPTKYFFARSSFAMAMLSFLVAFTCNIYLQIYGWQKAKSKDLIPFVLELTVFPVICSLVLFFRGSDFGLSFLFRSRR; this comes from the exons ATGGCGGCTCCTTCCACCACCCAAAAGCTGACGCCTGCTGCTGATGTAGGCACCGGATCAGGGAGAAAAGTAGAGAAACAGCCGTCTGTACCTGGGAAATCGCAGCCTGCACATGGCGCAGGTGGTGGTGGATCAGAGGAGCCACCGCATGCCCTGGACGAGGCACGCTTCCGCCTGCTGAACTCGCTCCTCCACCGTGAGAACGTGGACGCGGACGAACTTCTGAATCTTGTGGGGGAAGATTACCCCGTGAACCTCATGAATGACCCGCTGCTCAGCGTCGTCATCGCCTGCAAGAAGCCCAAGCTCGCCGTCCGCCTCATCGCCAAAATATCATCAAATGACATTCTCAAGGCCTACAACTACAACGGCGACACGGCGCTTCACGTAGCTGCCGCCATGGACGACAAAGAAGTGGCCTTGGAGCTGATCCGCAGGGTGCCAGATCTCGTTCATATGCGGAACCGGAAGCAGGAGATACCGCTACATAAGGCGGCCCTGTACGGGCTGCAGGGCATGTTCAAGCTGCTGGTCGACGAGAACAGCTCACCGGAAGCCCGGAGGGAGGACGGCGCCACCATGCTGCACTGTGCCATCATGGGCAACGCGCCGG GGCTTGCACTGGAGATTGCAGAGCGTTTTCCATTCCTGATCACATCGCGGAATACTATGGCGGTAACCCCGTTGCAGCTGATGGTGACCGTTCCGGGGTTATTCCGAAGCCAAATGGTACTTGGCGGCTTAGAGTCCATGCTCCATAACT TTATTCCTTTGGAGAAGGACTCACACAGGACACGTCAAAGAGATGAAGAGGAGGCAAGTGGAAGCTCCAACGATGCCGGT CAAGCTGAGGGGACAGAACAAGATGACCACGATTGTTTCGCGTGGCAGAGAACAATTCGTTCAAGATTTCCATCTTGCCGCTGTACTCTCGTTGATATATTAGTCTTCCCAGGCACTCCTACTAGCTTCTCTGTCCTTGCAGTCAATTGGGTTCTTCTGCGTCTTTTCATCATTTTAAAGACTC TGTGCCCTCGAACCCGACATCTGGAGAAGATTAAGAGAACCCATGGAAAAGCCTTGGAACTCATCGAATTTTTAGCCCGCGACCCGAGAAACATGGAGTTCTACGTGCTGGGAAGAAAACAAGGTGATGGCGGAGCTCCTGCGGCAGGCTTTCGAGAAAGAGGTGGGCGACAAGATCAACTTAATGCACCTGCTGCGTCTACCAGAAGATGGAACGAGCCACCCTTGATCTTGGGTGCACAAATGGGCATTCCCGAGTTCGTCAGTACCATCTTACGAGTGTGTCCGGAGGCGGCTACCTACCTGGACACCCGTGGCCGAAGCGTTCTCCAAGTAGCAATAGAGCATGGTAACCGAGAGATTGTGAGAACTATACGTGAGATGACTCGGGGGAAGAATCCCATACTACCATCCTGGCTACTGTCCCGCGTCGACAAAGGGACCGGAAGAACCATCCTGCACTTTGCTTCGGCAAATGCCCCTGAGCATAACCAAGATGCTCTacaaatgcaagatgaattaagatGGTTTGAG ACGGTGAGAGATATGGTTCCTAAGGAATTAGTGTACAGTCGGAACGCGCAAGAGATGACCGCAGAAGAGATGTTTACCAAGAGTCACCAAGCTTTGCTCAAGAGTTGCAAGGTTCAACTAATGGAAACGGGCAGGCTGTGTTCCGGGCTGGTCGCAGCTGTAGTGTTCGCGTCGAGCTTCTCCGTCCCCGGCGATAAGGACCCAACCACCGGCAACCCGGTTTACTTCGGTAGGGCAGCTTTTACGGTCTTCTCACATGCGTACGTGATTGGGTTGTCATGCGCCGCCACATCTCTGGTGTTGTTCTTATCCCTCGCCATGTCACCTTACAAGGAGCAGCAGTTCCGTCGTATAATCCCAACCAAATACTTCTTTGCCCGCTCATCGTTTGCGATGGCGATGCTGTCTTTTCTGGTGGCGTTCACCTGCAACATCTACCTACAGATATATGGCTGGCAGAAGGCGAAGTCGAAGGACTTGATTCCATTCGTATTGGAGCTCACCGTCTTCCCCGTCATCTGTTCCCTGGTGTTGTTCTTTCGTGGCTCCGATTTCGGTCTATCTTTTCTTTTTCGTTCTCGGCGTTGA